The Plasmodium gaboni strain SY75 chromosome 3, whole genome shotgun sequence genome includes the window GAGTAAAAGTTTTAGTAATGACAAAAGGAAAAAGTCACAACagaaaatatatgaatatggaaatatgaattataatatgGCAGAAAAGTATCAGACTAATCAATTAAAAAACCAAAGTAATAATTTCATGCTTGAAGGAACTGACGAAGATGATACATGCTACGAATTAGATACATTACATAAGAAACAAATTAATAGTCAAATGTGTTTAAGGATTGAAAAGTTAGGAAATGATAGAAGAGAATCGAATAATGGTCATCCATATGATATCTCCATGTCATTTCTTCGACACAGcaataatgataataataatatgaataataatatgaataataatataaatgtaaatataaataataataataataataatattaataataataatcaacATCGTAGTAATCAATGCTATTTAATTATTcaaaatgtaaataaattttatgGTAAGAAACATGCATTAAAAGATGTCTCCTTAACCCTTAGAAGTAATCGTATTTTTGTTTTACTAGGAGAAAATGGATCTGGTAAATCTACATTAATTAATATCATAACTAAGATGATTAGTAAAGATAGTGGtgaaataaatttttataaaaatagttataaaaataaaaaaaaagatatttatatggatgttaataaaaatagaagaAATGGATTATGTAATCGTATATGTTCTTCAAATGGTTATATTAAAGAATTTGTAATGAATcgaatatttaaaagaaatgataatgataCCAACAATtatgatattaataataataataataataataataacattattAATCATCTTAGTAGTAATACTAACAGTAGTATTAGTAACAATAAtgttattaataataataatatgaataatttacataataaaattataaaaaatgatttagAAATTAGCTATTGCAGTCAGaatgttatattatatgaaaatcTTACATTCTATGAaactataaaaatatttttattatattataataagaatgtagataaatatttaaataagaaaaggacattaaaaattatgaatgATTTAGATTTAGTGcaatatttaaatgatcaaataaaaaatctTATGGATGAAgtaaaaaagaaaatatccatttttatttgttttcTTGTTAAAAgagatatatatatattagatgAACCATTTATAGCTTtagatataaaaacaaagaCAAAgttatttaaatttttcgataaaataaaaaagaataatattatctttatatgTACTCATGATATATACGAAGCAAACAATTTTGCTAATGATATAGCAGTTATAAAGAGTGGacaaattatttttaaaggTTCTAAAAATTCATTCCAGAAATTAAttgaatataaatttacattaaatatacaatttAATGGGTTACCAGATGAGGAACAGACAAATTATTTGAGtcaagaaaaaattatgtcTGCTCTGAATAAAAAGGGTGTTATAAATTCGCCAAAAAAAGTAACGAATAATTATATGGACAATTATAGTATTGGAAAGATATCATCGCATGGAAGTAGTATTAATGACAATAGTAAGAATATATACAacaataatgataataatagtaataatattaataatagtaataatattaataatagtaataatagtaataatattaataatagtaataacCATAGTAACAATAGTAACAATAATGTTGATAATCTGTTTGATATTCTTGTTGGAAACGTAAGTGAAGATCCCAATAATAAGGATATcattaaaaagaatattataaattttattaaaggcacaagaaatgaaaataagaattgtttcatattttttaatgaaaatcatatttattgtacttacaaaataaatgaattagAGTCATTAAAAAAGTTATTATGTGTcttaaataaatttaaaaatatgttaacatatcaattaaaaacaatagatatatattatacttatatatatatttatacattgaatgaaaaaaaaaaattattaaaaaatattcaagataaagatattaaatatttaattgaAATTGATCcattatttttcttattctttcaaaattttaaatattttaatgaacttaataatttattattaatgaAGAATAAGAATATACAACCTCtttcttataattttgCATATTTAAGGGACATACTGGTAAGAGGcaatgaaaataataataataataataataatattgatagtaataataatattgatagtaataattatctagatagtaataattatgatgataatcCTTATGATATTAACATTTATAATAGTGACAATAAatttgataaatataaaaaaaatgataatgaCCCTTTCTACAATATGAGAGATGATACCGAATTAACAGATattgaagaaaatatatcaagtaaaaaaaaaaaaaaaaataattatatagaaaaCGAATTCAGTTATAATACACatcataataatgatatgaTAAAGATGAATAATTCAAATCTTatgaaaaacaaaaatataaaaaaagaaaatatttttaaaacatgTATAAACTTTTTCacaacatatattaaaccaactttattattaaaattgaaaaaagATTTAGGTAGCTCAAGTTTTTATTGGTACAAATTTATCGTACctttatttcttttatcttttggtcttctaataataaaatgtgTGTCATTATTTGGAAAGGTGCAAAATATTGATTTGGATTACTCGACAATAAGTTCTAATCATTTAAAACAAAGTACgattaattattttatattatataagaatgaaatgaataataatgaaCAATTGATTAATTCGTATGATAAGATTTTACAAACATCTCAAAATAAACGAAATGATAATGAAGAGACAtcacataataatataaagaacattctaaaattagaaaacaatgaatataattataataaattaatatatgaaaactcatttaattattataacagTACAATAAATTCGCttttacaaaaatattgtttaaaagaaaaaattaattatatagaaGAACCTTTAATCGAAGATAATTTATATGNNNNNNNNNNNNNNNNNNNNNNNNNNNNNNACCatgaaaatgaaatatCGTTAGGTACCTTTGCATTTTTAATAACAGAAAGGAAACCagataataatgataataatgataataataataataataataatgataataataatgataataataatgataataataataataatgataataataataataataataataataataataataaagaagTTGTAGAAACGTTCGAGACTACGAATCATGCTgatgttaataataaagaagtggaaattaatataaacttgttttataattatactTCTATCCATTCGTATGCATATTATACTAATTCAGTGTTTAATATGCTCTCAgattttcaaaatatattaaacaaGAAAAGTGctaataaaaatattattttggATGGTagtacatataataatattaaagGTGTTGATGATATAAAGGGAAATTATGATGTGAATACATTATCAGATTATTAcaaagaaaataaatacaaaattttgataaaagatatagataataaaaatattaaagaagGATACAATTcaaattttaaattaacAAAGAATGAatcttataataataatgaggaatatataaatgaaaatataaattatgataatagtaataatttatatatagcaaatgataaagaagaagaaaataattttttccatgttaagaaattaaagaaaagaaTTGACACCCTAAATGAACCATTCAATATAAAATTTCATGAACATTTCATGAGagatttttatattaatatatatgtatttttatctatagtaatatttttttgtgtattttttgaaagatttaaaaatgaaattgagaatagaaaaatattcGAAAATTTCCATGTccataaatatatacattattttcaaatattattagtagaatatttatattattttatatatatattatgtttatttttagtattatacatatttgattataaagaatttttatttatgtcatttttttgtttcttattattatatggttttaatatatttttatctatatgtttattttcctttttatatttacatagttatatattatttctgttttttaatttcattttctGTGGTATAATTAGTATAgttatatatgtgttagttattttatcatatgcatataataatgagatattaataaatttatcTCATGTGTTAGTATGTATATTTAGAATATTTGATTCCTTTGCTTTATCTCATGTATTGAATATAAGAAGTTTATGTTTAAATGTCAAACGACATATGAAGCACATTGATGAAGATATAATGTATGCAGATATGAGTAATTCAAATAGTTTTCTTACATTTGGCTTTTTCAAAAAcgtatataataaattatcaGGAGAcaataatttaaatatcTCAGATGGTATACAAGATGTTTGTGAAGATTcaaattctttttttaatacaaGTGGAGATTTCTTCTTTCTATTAATCaattgtattatttatttgtcTATTGTAGTTTATAAATTGTTAGAAGTTATAAGATCCAAGGAACGTGCAGAGAACGAAAAAAAGAtttatgaagaaaatatttcaaaaaattcatataatcTAAGTgtaccaaaaaaaaaatattataaccCAAAAAACAgatatacattttttttaaaaaatttttatttatctaataaggaatataaacaaccaaaagaaaattatgaaaagaatgtgaatcaatttttttatttcattcAAAAACTATTTAGTTTAAGAAGaggaaataatatatatgagaATAATACAACAGTGgatatgtataataaatatggagaaaaaatagatagtaataattatatatctgaagatgaaattaatataaataatcaATTAAATTCTGAAGgatatttaaaaaatgatatatatataaatgaattgaatgataattataataatgattatgatgataataatatagtTGATATAGAAATGCAGATAAATGATAGAACAAATGtcaaagaaaaaatattatataaaccATCAGAAAttgataaatattataaaggACAATCagataatgataatgatgaagaaaaaaattttaataaaatcagccaaaaatatattttaaaaaatttaaatattaaaatgcgtccatacaaaatatatacattttcATCTATATTTAATAACGATTTAAAtatcttatatttttttaaatattttttttgtaataataaagataatttAAAAGGAAGTTTACAAACAATAGGATATGGACATAATAACTatgaatttaataataaaaatgaacaaaataaagaatataacctccaaaacaataataataaatttaataataaaaaaaatcaaaatgaatatatatcagaaaaaatacaaaaaatgaATGAAAGAGATTACAAAATTGAATTAATTCCGACTATGTCTATTTATGAACATTTTAAAGTAATTTTaacttttaaaaatattgaattAACAAATGTtgaattaaaatatattatcaattTATTAATGTTGATTGTCAATTTAAAATGtgatatacatattaattGTAATCAATTAAGTGGAGGTATGAAAAAGAAAGTAGAATTAATGATTAATTTGTTGAGAGATGATAAAATAATCTTTTTATAcaaattaaatgataatatagATTTCTGTtcacaaatatatatcaatattattttaaaaaatattttattatataattatgaagaagatgaagatgaacaaaataaaaataaaattaaagatGAACAAGTTTAcgaatattataaatattatgaagATCATGATTATCAACACGACATACAGTTATATAAAGGACAGGATATTTACACAAATGATGAAAACCAATTTGATGattatatagataaatatTCAATATATGATTTAAGTGGAAAAGAAGATCATAAAAAGTTAAGAACAAATAAGCTAAAAAAAACACAtggtaaaaaaaataattataaatttgAGGAATCGAACGAAATCAGCAATATATCTAATGATGTATTAAACAGTGAGGATGGCATATTGAGTTTGAGAAGATATACAAAAGAATCCAAAaggaataaaaaaaataaaatgaataaaaagaagaaaaagacAAATGAATTAGTTTTAGAAACATATGAAATTGAGAAAACAAATATGAACCAACTAGGAAGTAACCTAAGTAATAGTAATTATTTAGAATGTAATATTTCATCTAATCTAAATAGTGTcaatgaaaatattattcattcatttataaaagaaaatattttaaaaataaaatttggaattgaaaattttgttatatatacacatatatatacagatatattatattatgattatttatatttatttaataaaaataaaatcacatataagaattatacaaaaaatatcaaaaaCAATTTTAAAAAGTTCTATTCAtttcaaataaaattaaaaggTATACATGACAGTAAAATTATTGATTATGTTCATATGTTTTTTTCAATTAATAAACATGCTTTTGCACGTTTTGAAaaagttataaaaaaaatggatgataaaaattcaaagaaaccaaaaaaaaaaaaacaattcATCTCACCAGAAGACATGCCATCCAAttctattatattattccTAGAAAATAATGTTAAAAGAAATGTTTTAAGTGtacataatttatattatatatttaaaactatgaagaaaaagaaatataataataaaaagaaaaaaggaAATCTAATTAGTTTATGTAaatttcataaaatattactTAACTTAATGATAGATAAATATTCCTATTTACATTCTTATTTAAGcagaaataaatatatatcaatttTCCATCTATTCAAATTTGCTATATGTGAAGTGGCATATcaaaatatacaaaagtttataattaaatataaaggaataaaaaaagtatattCAGAGATAACCtctataaataattatgtttttatattgaaaatatatgacaataagcatatttttaaaatattgGGTAAgcaaaataaaaaaataaaatataataaaataaaataaagaagaaattgCACTAAAGAAATTTTAAACACATaaatggaaaaaatatatatatatattatatatttataaatatatatatatatatatatatatatttttttttttttttttttatagaaatGGACAAGAGACTCAAATTTAACGACAAGGATATCGAGGTTGAACAGATAGACATCAATAATGTAAACGcaaatgatatatttttgttaatGTTTAAGAAATTGCTTTAATGAgttacataaaaaaaatgtataaataaataaaaatatatatatatatatatgtgggtatattttttttttttttttatatataaaaaactTTTAATCAAACTTAAACCGtaatgttttataaaattatatattcgagatgaataaatatgtattatgcataaatatatatttattatgtgtaaatttattaatatgtgAATAGATATggaaagaaaaaaatataatataatatatatattatgatgagatgattttattttttatatttttccatttttgaatatttgcatctaattttttatttaatgttTCTGTGAGTTTATTGATATTTTGAACTTCATCAGATAATATGTTGATTTTAATTTCACAATTTAAGAGTTTCTTATATAATTGTAGAGTTTGTTTATGGttatcatttatttgtaatgttagaatattaaatatggatgataaatataatgataatttgttgtttgatttattattaatatttatgttcattataagatctttaatatttgataacatatttaaaagtTTCTTATCATCTTTgtgttttatatattgtattttcttttttaattttaattttattaaatagATATAATTAAGTATTCTTTTGTATGTATTTTCATTAAGacaaatatttaaaaataagaagAAGGATAAAAAGATCGatgaaatattttctttGTCATTAAAACATACTGGACTTTTTAATAAGTCTTCatatttacataatttattatgaataaataaatatttcgTAGTAACATTTTgatatttaaaatataataaatttaaaaaatgaatatttgttaatttatttattcgTAGTGTTGAGgatatattatcatcttGTGTAACATTATccatattatatttcaatAATACATCATATATGgttttataattattaaaattgtttttatttttcataattctgtttttgtttttgaGTTGAgaagttatatatataaaattattaacatatttataatatttttgattCTTATTCCAGTAAGGATCATATaattgttcatattttataatttcataaatataattttccatattatataatttcaCAAGTAATTTATTAAAGTCTATAggataattatttaaactACTACtgtcattttttttttgttgttgttCATTTTGTAATTTATGTATACAATATGTATAGTtcttaataatattaattatcctttttatattttcaattcGTAAGATAATTTGtccttttatattatcataaaatatatttttactatgtgtattttttattattttctcttctatattattatctatttcttcatttagATCGAAATTATGATATTTATAGCTTTCATTATAATCAATAGATATACTTTTTCCagtaaattttttaaaagatataaaagaatatatatgatCATATGTTATAcatgtattatttttttttctatcCTTACATACAAATTctttatcatatttattataatttatcaaatttttatcttccttttcttcatatatataatattcataattttcttcatttatatatttaaagaatttTTCTTTAAGTACCTCACCAAGTTCTTCAAATATTTCTTGTTCATAAATTCCAGTTTGAATTTCTTTCTTTCTCTCTTCAATATTCATTctcaaaaaaataaataaataaataagaaatatatgaaaGATCTACTATGGTTGTTCAATAATAGTTAtaatttatgtattatttttttgtctttatacatattaaattttaaaagaagCTAAAATGGTttcaatataaaaataaagaaaaaaaaaaaaaaaaaaaaggaaaatgtgttaatgaataaatatttctttgaaatacaataatatatatatatatatatttatattttattataatcaaTTTATTCTcaaaaattatgatatttattttatataacaacataaaatatttttttctgtGTATACATGTGCAACTAtatttaatgatatataaatatataaatatatatatatatatatatatatatatatatatatatatgttaatgACGTGAAAGAACGTGTTATAAATATGCcatacatttttattaaaatttcTTACTTAAccaaataataaacatagatattaaataataaaaaggtGTTAGAACGAAGAAGTTTTTATTAGTTCTATGTTTGAAATGatattcaaataaaaaacaaatatatgtaatattgTTAATTCTCTAAATATAGACAACAAGTATAAACTtcaaaaaagaaaaaaataaaacgataaaaaaattaaaaaaacagaaaatacacataaataaataaatacatatatatagatataatatatacatatttgaagaaaaaaatttcatatattatttaattactttaaaaaaaaaaataataataaacaaaaaaaaaaatatatatatatatatatgtatatataaaatatatatatgaatttatatttaattatttcaATTTAGATAATATTGTTATACACATGAAAAATGAGCatacacaaaaaaaaaaaaaaaaaaaaaaaatgaaaaaaatgaaaaaaaatggtGTTTACAATACAAAGTAGAATATAGGCGATATATACAACATATgtaatttataataaaaaaaaataaataaatNNNNNNNNNNNNNNNNNNNNNNNNNNNNNNNNNNNNNNNNNNNNNNNNNNNNNNNNNNNNNNNNNNNNNNNNNNNNNNNNNNNNNNNNNNNNNNNNNNNNNNNNNNNNNNNNNNNNNNNNNNNNNNNNNNNNNNNNNNNNNNNNNNNNNNNNNNNNNNNNNNNNNNNNNNNNNNNNNNNNNNNNNNNNNNNNNNNNNNNNNNNNNNNNNNNNNNNNNNNNNNNNNNNNNNNNNNNNNNNNNNNNNNNNNNNNNNNNNNNNNNNNNNNNNNNNNNNNNNNNNNNNNNNNNNNNNNNNNNNNaaataaataaataaattataatacataaaaataattttttttaatttataacattacttttgttttcatataatataaaatatgtaaatattattatattctcCTCATTTGAGGGGGTTCAAGAAATTAACTCTTATTGCCCAGATTTCACCTGTAATATCATCAGTTACTACTTcacataaataattaaaaacaCAATCTGATGAAGATACACAAACACTTCCAATGGGCATATCAATAAAATcaataatagtaatagatgatgataatgtcatattacatattttattataccatggatataaattattcatattttgattaaataataaatctaGTTCTTCTTTAGTATTAATATCAGGTTTTGCATTTTTCTGAAGAAGAATATTagaacattttttaattgatTCAACACAAAATAATCCAACTTGTCCTCCTTCAATTGTTAGTATGTTTGTGAAATATTTTGAGacactattattattattatatttattattatatttattattattattattattattatcatttacatgatcacttttattttcttcattatttataccTATAATACTATTTTTCGCTTCATATGTTTTCCACTCTAGTTCATTAATTTTATCAATGGTCAAATACTGATGCATTAATTCTGAATTATTGAAACAAATAAAAGAATGAACcatatcattattataaccCTTATTTgaatacatattataagTAGAATTATGACCATAACTTTCTTCTGTCATATTATAAGATGAGAAAGAAGTTTTCTCTCTTATAGCAAATGATGACCATAAGCCAGCTTTGGCGTTCTCAAAGTAAACACCATTTAAACCTTCCTCAGGTAACAATACATTcttatcatttatataattattaaaataatttgtaATAACATAGTTTATATAAAGAGGATCAATTAATAGAAGTTCATTCATTTGAGAAATAAAGCATCCTGCATCAATTAACTCCAttgtataaatatgtatgtaatatatgtaaaggactcaatgaataaataaataaatataaataaaaatatatatatatatatatatatatgt containing:
- a CDS encoding hypothetical protein (conserved Plasmodium protein, unknown function) produces the protein MNIEERKKEIQTGIYEQEIFEELGEVLKEKFFKYINEENYEYYIYEEKEDKNLINYNKYDKEFVCKDRKKNNTCITYDHIYSFISFKKFTGKSISIDYNESYKYHNFDLNEEIDNNIEEKIIKNTHSKNIFYDNIKGQIILRIENIKRIINIIKNYTYCIHKLQNEQQQKKNDSSSLNNYPIDFNKLLVKLYNMENYIYEIIKYEQLYDPYWNKNQKYYKYVNNFIYITSQLKNKNRIMKNKNNFNNYKTIYDVLLKYNMDNVTQDDNISSTLRINKLTNIHFLNLLYFKYQNVTTKYLFIHNKLCKYEDLLKSPVCFNDKENISSIFLSFFLFLNICLNENTYKRILNYIYLIKLKLKKKIQYIKHKDDKKLLNMLSNIKDLIMNININNKSNNKLSLYLSSIFNILTLQINDNHKQTLQLYKKLLNCEIKINILSDEVQNINKLTETLNKKLDANIQKWKNIKNKIISS
- a CDS encoding hypothetical protein (conserved Plasmodium protein, unknown function), which produces MELIDAGCFISQMNELLLIDPLYINYVITNYFNNYINDKNVLLPEEGLNGVYFENAKAGLWSSFAIREKTSFSSYNMTEESYGHNSTYNMYSNKGYNNDMVHSFICFNNSELMHQYLTIDKINELEWKTYEAKNSIIGINNEENKSDHVNDNNNNNNNKYNNKYNNNNSVSKYFTNILTIEGGQVGLFCVESIKKCSNILLQKNAKPDINTKEELDLLFNQNMNNLYPWYNKICNMTLSSSITIIDFIDMPIGSVCVSSSDCVFNYLCEVVTDDITGEIWAIRVNFLNPLK
- a CDS encoding putative ABC transporter encodes the protein MKIRKLYGLLKKIYYEKRKDFFLYFFFLLIPFLLISFHLFLRNISDKYSLEIYNASSPNDKINLNDTIRQYVLFLSNELCSKEVNDEIYVNHICLTPGNELTKDFLSYAENNDLNIFKLYNSEEDCLKNLKYAIELKSKDVKKFNSPELSDDVLNIHENDKNSLLYNLHKNIINLKSSELNINDLYKDVYTENEFENIKNLKINPHILKVVKNTQLYKTFIKDIKNFKNENDYTEYFNDDRKKLFFYNFVKNNLVETKYSCGLLGVENINYYKKENNFKFSYLFGLSPQGEGFKRKGLYKNETLFNKYDKKEQGNPFDLHYPYATIAKDKKNNEKNEKNEDILSPENNNVVMKSNIQPHNNNNPINRNNNNNNINNNINNNINNNINNNNNYYYYNSDGLITNVKYKIRVGDYALLNSNEKYFFNDININLKQNFINFNTVDDLSFNIYFNEWYYFSFFIVLEYQFNSFILNYNADILKKNNMLTSRYGEINESNKERENNKEYEQNEKEYKINNGYTNDNVGYEEKGGNYNIELKLNDFYIYKMPMKSMKINAFDTFEKNIFRVVVFLCVCLFIVNICFDINKERKINIENFLCCLKINKYYYYYSWLLFYFIILFFYNIIFTFVVYFYVYKCLMNYFILFFLIYFFLMNSLLFTIICMQFSNNSSINYIATFLLFFLFSSFRLIIHSGASNILTFFVLLIPHSSFCLALDFIFILVKNNIKIDYKQLFIKFENISLMHLFICSILSFVLLIYILNYIIYYKKKKMNMLSTKYKPKSKSFSNDKRKKSQQKIYEYGNMNYNMAEKYQTNQLKNQSNNFMLEGTDEDDTCYELDTLHKKQINSQMCLRIEKLGNDRRESNNGHPYDISMSFLRHSNNDNNNMNNNMNNNINVNINNNNNNNINNNNQHRSNQCYLIIQNVNKFYGKKHALKDVSLTLRSNRIFVLLGENGSGKSTLINIITKMISKDSGEINFYKNSYKNKKKDIYMDVNKNRRNGLCNRICSSNGYIKEFVMNRIFKRNDNDTNNYDINNNNNNNNNIINHLSSNTNSSISNNNVINNNNMNNLHNKIIKNDLEISYCSQNVILYENLTFYETIKIFLLYYNKNVDKYLNKKRTLKIMNDLDLVQYLNDQIKNLMDEVKKKISIFICFLVKRDIYILDEPFIALDIKTKTKLFKFFDKIKKNNIIFICTHDIYEANNFANDIAVIKSGQIIFKGSKNSFQKLIEYKFTLNIQFNGLPDEEQTNYLSQEKIMSALNKKGVINSPKKVTNNYMDNYSIGKISSHGSSINDNSKNIYNNNDNNSNNINNSNNINNSNNSNNINNSNNHSNNSNNNVDNLFDILVGNVSEDPNNKDIIKKNIINFIKGTRNENKNCFIFFNENHIYCTYKINELESLKKLLCVLNKFKNMLTYQLKTIDIYYTYIYIYTLNEKKKLLKNIQDKDIKYLIEIDPLFFLFFQNFKYFNELNNLLLMKNKNIQPLSYNFAYLRDILVRGNENNNNNNNNIDSNNNIDSNNYLDSNNYDDNPYDINIYNSDNKFDKYKKNDNDPFYNMRDDTELTDIEENISSKKKKKNNYIENEFSYNTHHNNDMIKMNNSNLMKNKNIKKENIFKTCINFFTTYIKPTLLLKLKKDLGSSSFYWYKFIVPLFLLSFGLLIIKCVSLFGKVQNIDLDYSTISSNHLKQSTINYFILYKNEMNNNEQLINSYDKILQTSQNKRNDNEETSHNNIKNILKLENNEYNYNKLIYENSFNYYNSTINSLLQKYCLKEKINYIEEPLIEDNLYXXXXXXXXXXXHENEISLGTFAFLITERKPDNNDNNDNNNNNNNDNNNDNNNDNNNNNDNNNNNNNNNNNKEVVETFETTNHADVNNKEVEININLFYNYTSIHSYAYYTNSVFNMLSDFQNILNKKSANKNIILDGSTYNNIKGVDDIKGNYDVNTLSDYYKENKYKILIKDIDNKNIKEGYNSNFKLTKNESYNNNEEYINENINYDNSNNLYIANDKEEENNFFHVKKLKKRIDTLNEPFNIKFHEHFMRDFYINIYVFLSIVIFFCVFFERFKNEIENRKIFENFHVHKYIHYFQILLVEYLYYFIYILCLFLVLYIFDYKEFLFMSFFCFLLLYGFNIFLSICLFSFLYLHSYILFLFFNFIFCGIISIVIYVLVILSYAYNNEILINLSHVLVCIFRIFDSFALSHVLNIRSLCLNVKRHMKHIDEDIMYADMSNSNSFLTFGFFKNVYNKLSGDNNLNISDGIQDVCEDSNSFFNTSGDFFFLLINCIIYLSIVVYKLLEVIRSKERAENEKKIYEENISKNSYNLSVPKKKYYNPKNRYTFFLKNFYLSNKEYKQPKENYEKNVNQFFYFIQKLFSLRRGNNIYENNTTVDMYNKYGEKIDSNNYISEDEININNQLNSEGYLKNDIYINELNDNYNNDYDDNNIVDIEMQINDRTNVKEKILYKPSEIDKYYKGQSDNDNDEEKNFNKISQKYILKNLNIKMRPYKIYTFSSIFNNDLNILYFFKYFFCNNKDNLKGSLQTIGYGHNNYEFNNKNEQNKEYNLQNNNNKFNNKKNQNEYISEKIQKMNERDYKIELIPTMSIYEHFKVILTFKNIELTNVELKYIINLLMLIVNLKCDIHINCNQLSGGMKKKVELMINLLRDDKIIFLYKLNDNIDFCSQIYINIILKNILLYNYEEDEDEQNKNKIKDEQVYEYYKYYEDHDYQHDIQLYKGQDIYTNDENQFDDYIDKYSIYDLSGKEDHKKLRTNKLKKTHGKKNNYKFEESNEISNISNDVLNSEDGILSLRRYTKESKRNKKNKMNKKKKKTNELVLETYEIEKTNMNQLGSNLSNSNYLECNISSNLNSVNENIIHSFIKENILKIKFGIENFVIYTHIYTDILYYDYLYLFNKNKITYKNYTKNIKNNFKKFYSFQIKLKGIHDSKIIDYVHMFFSINKHAFARFEKVIKKMDDKNSKKPKKKKQFISPEDMPSNSIILFLENNVKRNVLSVHNLYYIFKTMKKKKYNNKKKKGNLISLCKFHKILLNLMIDKYSYLHSYLSRNKYISIFHLFKFAICEVAYQNIQKFIIKYKGIKKVYSEITSINNYVFILKIYDNKHIFKILEMDKRLKFNDKDIEVEQIDINNVNANDIFLLMFKKLL